From the Saccharomycodes ludwigii strain NBRC 1722 chromosome I, whole genome shotgun sequence genome, one window contains:
- a CDS encoding uncharacterized protein (similar to Saccharomyces cerevisiae YPR170W-B | putative protein of unknown function), with the protein MKPVVSSGKAWFCTVLSAFAVIILSVIGHLFNISHEEFVGSINDPEDGPAVAHTVFIAALVYFIFFVFCGSQIYLGRRQSSIALSD; encoded by the coding sequence atgaagcCAGTCGTTTCTTCTGGTAAAGCTTGGTTTTGTACTGTATTGAGTGCATTTGctgttataattttatccGTGATAGGACATTTGTTTAATATAAGCCACGAAGAATTCGTTGGTTCTATAAATGATCCAGAAGATGGTCCAGCTGTAGCACATACTGTTTTTATAGCTGCACTAGTttatttcatatttttcgttttttgTGGGTCTCAAATTTACTTAGGGAGAAGGCAGTCATCTATTGCATTAAGtgattaa